A section of the Pedobacter sp. HDW13 genome encodes:
- a CDS encoding intradiol ring-cleavage dioxygenase: protein MERKNFIRSLMIGAISTPVIIEACKKSSITDGSSTSGSGTAGTTTSTNGTCTVAPTETEGPFPTKVPASYVRSDITDGRTGYKMTVKITIGNLNNSCAALAGALVDIWHCDAEGNYSEYGGTGMQSTNYQSVHFLRGRQTTDANGLVTFTTIFPGWYSGRATHIHVHVYNAAGTSLNVTQIAFPEGSGTSLALVNGYSKGMTGYTYNNADNVFSDDKTGIEIATVTGTLTSGFDLTFKLNVKA from the coding sequence ATGGAAAGAAAAAATTTCATCAGAAGCTTAATGATTGGGGCAATTTCTACTCCGGTAATTATCGAAGCCTGCAAAAAAAGCAGCATAACAGATGGTTCCAGCACATCAGGATCGGGAACTGCAGGTACAACCACCAGCACCAATGGAACCTGTACCGTAGCCCCTACCGAAACCGAAGGGCCTTTCCCAACTAAAGTACCAGCATCATATGTACGTAGCGATATTACCGATGGTCGTACTGGTTATAAAATGACGGTGAAAATAACTATTGGCAATTTGAATAACAGTTGTGCGGCCCTGGCTGGCGCCCTGGTTGATATCTGGCATTGCGATGCAGAAGGAAACTATTCGGAATATGGTGGAACAGGGATGCAAAGTACCAATTATCAATCGGTACACTTTTTACGTGGCCGCCAAACTACCGATGCCAACGGGCTGGTAACTTTTACTACTATTTTTCCAGGTTGGTACAGCGGCCGGGCAACACATATTCATGTTCATGTATATAATGCAGCAGGAACATCGTTAAATGTAACACAAATTGCTTTCCCCGAAGGTAGCGGAACCTCGCTGGCTTTGGTAAATGGTTACAGCAAGGGAATGACAGGTTATACGTACAACAATGCCGACAATGTTTTTAGCGACGACAAAACAGGTATTGAAATTGCCACAGTAACCGGAACATTAACCTCAGGTTTCGACCTTACATTTAAATTGAACGTTAAAGCATAA
- a CDS encoding SPOR domain-containing protein has translation MKIFYTLIFSLLLFKTSFAQKGEVIVIKDPLIDSLIAKRLEVYKTSGEVKTGKPIVSAYGYRVQIFYGSDRREVFNEQARFKGLYPKLNTYLIYKEPNYYVRVGDFRTRLEAQRLINELRPSFPTLFIFREKINAPNLDTNTTDDQK, from the coding sequence ATGAAAATATTTTATACGTTAATCTTCAGTTTGCTACTATTTAAAACATCTTTTGCACAAAAGGGAGAGGTTATCGTAATCAAAGATCCCTTAATTGATAGTTTAATTGCAAAACGACTTGAAGTGTATAAAACTTCGGGCGAGGTAAAAACAGGTAAGCCCATTGTTTCTGCATACGGCTACCGGGTGCAGATCTTTTACGGATCAGACCGGCGGGAGGTTTTTAATGAACAGGCCAGGTTTAAAGGACTTTATCCTAAATTAAATACCTACCTCATTTATAAAGAACCTAATTATTATGTTCGTGTAGGCGATTTTAGGACCCGTCTCGAAGCCCAACGCTTAATTAACGAACTCAGACCAAGTTTCCCCACGCTGTTTATTTTCAGGGAAAAAATCAATGCCCCAAATTTAGATACCAATACAACTGATGATCAAAAATAA
- the secA gene encoding preprotein translocase subunit SecA gives MLGFLAKIFGSKSERDIKLIQPLVVKINEHYSKLSALSHDELRGKTIEFKSKIADFLTEVDNKISALKADAENEDLDLHEKTAIYDQVDALGKERDAELEKVLLEILPEAFAVVKETSRRLSENDYLEVTATQFDRDYAARRNNVKIVGDKAQWANKWDAAGNEVAWNMVHYDVQLIGGIVLHSGKIAEMATGEGKTLVSTLPAYLNALAGQGVHIVTVNDYLARRDSEWNGPLFEFHGLSVDCIDKHEPNSEERRKAYAADITYGTNNEFGFDYLRDNMSQTPDQLVQRKLHFAMVDEVDSVLIDDARTPLIISGPIPHGDQHEFYELKPRIERLVNAQKAYVTQALNEAKKLINAGNTGTEEGEGGLALLRAYRGLPKNKALIKFLSESGVRGLLLKTENYYMADQSKNMPKVDSELFFYIDEKNNQVELTEKGIELITQSGEDPHFFVLPDVGTEVAELEKSDLPLEEKVVTKDALMRDYSVKAERIHSVNQLLKAYTLFEIDVEYIIDEGKIKIVDEQTGRIMDGRRYSDGLHQAIEAKENVKVEDATQTYATVTLQNYFRMYHKLCGMTGTATTEAGEFWSIYKLDVVEIPTNRNISRQDQQDYVYRTVREKYNAVADEIVKLTEAGRPVLVGTTSVEISELLSRMLKLRGIKHNVLNAKMHQKEADIVAEAGQAGTVTIATNMAGRGTDIKLGPGVKDAGGLAIVGTERHESRRVDRQLRGRAGRQGDPGSSQFFVSLEDNLMRLFGSERISSIMVRMGIEDGEVIQHSMITKSIERAQKKVEENNFGIRKRLLEYDDVMNSQRTVIYAKRKNALFGERLDVDMNNMVFDVAEDIVTEYKTEANFEGFKLEVIKNFSLDTAITEKEFSSTAISQLTERLFEEAEAFYARKSEAIIHQSLPVLTQVYEERGQHIEQIVVPFTDGIRGIQVAVDLKKAIDNKGKEVVRSFEKTIVLALIDDSWKEHLREMDDLKQSVQNAVYEQKDPLVIYKMEAFNLFKDMLNAVNKEVVSFLYKGGIPVQQEPDQVREAPAPVKQPKLQTTKQEFGREEPGIEFGDTREAVPQQPIRKEATIGRNEPCPCGSGKKYKNCHGANL, from the coding sequence ATGTTAGGATTTTTAGCGAAGATTTTCGGAAGTAAATCAGAAAGAGATATAAAGCTTATTCAACCATTGGTTGTTAAAATAAACGAACACTACAGTAAACTTTCGGCACTTAGCCACGATGAGTTACGTGGTAAAACCATAGAATTTAAAAGTAAGATTGCTGATTTCTTAACTGAAGTTGACAATAAAATTTCGGCCCTTAAGGCTGATGCAGAAAACGAAGATTTAGATCTTCACGAAAAAACGGCCATTTACGATCAGGTTGATGCATTAGGTAAAGAACGTGATGCTGAATTGGAAAAAGTATTGTTAGAAATCCTTCCTGAAGCTTTCGCGGTCGTTAAAGAAACATCGCGTCGTTTAAGTGAAAACGATTATTTGGAGGTTACTGCAACTCAGTTTGACAGAGACTATGCTGCCAGAAGAAACAATGTTAAAATTGTTGGCGATAAAGCACAATGGGCCAATAAATGGGATGCCGCCGGAAACGAGGTAGCCTGGAACATGGTACACTATGATGTACAGTTAATTGGTGGTATTGTATTGCACAGCGGTAAAATTGCCGAGATGGCTACAGGTGAGGGTAAAACCCTGGTAAGTACTTTGCCGGCTTACCTAAACGCACTTGCCGGACAAGGTGTACACATCGTAACCGTGAATGATTACCTGGCACGCAGGGATAGTGAGTGGAATGGCCCGTTATTCGAATTCCACGGTTTAAGTGTTGATTGTATTGATAAACATGAGCCAAACTCTGAAGAGAGAAGAAAGGCTTATGCAGCTGATATTACTTACGGAACCAACAATGAGTTTGGTTTCGATTACCTGCGTGACAATATGTCGCAAACACCAGATCAGTTGGTGCAGCGCAAATTGCACTTTGCAATGGTTGATGAGGTCGATTCGGTATTAATTGATGATGCCCGTACCCCATTAATTATTTCAGGCCCGATTCCACATGGCGATCAGCATGAGTTTTATGAGCTAAAACCACGCATTGAGCGTTTGGTTAATGCACAAAAAGCCTATGTTACCCAGGCTTTAAACGAGGCTAAAAAATTAATCAATGCTGGTAATACCGGTACCGAAGAAGGCGAAGGCGGTTTGGCTTTATTACGTGCTTATCGTGGTTTACCTAAAAATAAGGCTTTAATTAAGTTCTTAAGTGAGAGCGGTGTTCGTGGACTGTTGTTAAAAACAGAAAACTACTACATGGCCGATCAGTCTAAGAATATGCCTAAAGTAGATTCGGAATTGTTCTTCTACATTGATGAGAAAAACAACCAGGTAGAATTAACCGAAAAAGGTATTGAGTTAATTACCCAATCGGGTGAAGACCCTCATTTCTTTGTATTACCTGATGTAGGTACTGAAGTGGCTGAGTTAGAAAAATCTGACCTTCCTTTAGAAGAAAAAGTGGTTACCAAAGATGCCTTGATGCGCGATTATTCTGTTAAGGCAGAGCGAATCCACTCAGTAAACCAGTTATTAAAAGCCTATACCTTATTCGAAATTGATGTAGAATATATCATCGATGAGGGTAAAATTAAAATTGTTGATGAGCAGACCGGTCGTATTATGGATGGCCGCCGTTACTCTGATGGTTTACACCAGGCCATTGAAGCAAAAGAAAATGTAAAGGTTGAAGATGCAACCCAAACTTACGCAACAGTAACCTTGCAAAACTATTTCCGTATGTACCACAAGCTTTGTGGTATGACGGGTACTGCAACAACCGAAGCAGGTGAGTTCTGGTCAATCTACAAACTGGATGTGGTTGAGATTCCAACCAACAGAAATATTTCAAGACAAGATCAGCAGGATTACGTTTACCGTACAGTGCGCGAAAAATACAATGCTGTTGCCGACGAAATTGTAAAATTAACTGAAGCAGGCCGTCCGGTATTGGTAGGTACAACTTCGGTTGAGATATCTGAGTTGTTAAGTCGCATGCTTAAACTTCGTGGTATTAAACACAATGTATTAAACGCTAAAATGCACCAGAAAGAGGCTGATATCGTTGCCGAAGCTGGTCAGGCCGGAACCGTTACCATTGCTACCAACATGGCTGGTCGTGGTACCGATATTAAATTAGGCCCAGGCGTTAAAGATGCCGGTGGTTTAGCGATTGTAGGTACCGAGCGTCACGAGTCGCGTCGGGTAGACAGGCAGTTACGTGGTCGTGCTGGTCGTCAGGGTGATCCGGGTTCTTCTCAATTCTTCGTTTCATTAGAAGATAATCTGATGCGTTTATTCGGTTCAGAAAGAATTTCGAGCATTATGGTGCGTATGGGTATCGAAGATGGTGAGGTGATCCAACATTCTATGATTACCAAATCTATTGAGCGTGCCCAAAAGAAAGTAGAAGAAAACAACTTTGGTATCCGTAAACGTTTATTGGAGTATGATGATGTGATGAACTCGCAGCGTACCGTAATTTATGCTAAACGTAAAAATGCTTTGTTTGGCGAACGTTTAGATGTAGATATGAACAACATGGTGTTCGATGTTGCTGAAGATATCGTTACCGAATACAAAACAGAAGCAAACTTTGAAGGCTTTAAGCTTGAAGTAATTAAAAACTTCTCTTTAGATACAGCGATTACCGAAAAAGAATTCTCATCTACAGCTATTTCACAGTTAACCGAGCGTTTGTTTGAAGAGGCTGAAGCATTTTATGCGCGTAAATCAGAAGCCATTATTCACCAGTCGTTACCAGTATTAACGCAGGTTTACGAAGAACGTGGTCAGCACATTGAGCAGATTGTGGTTCCGTTTACTGATGGTATCCGCGGTATTCAGGTAGCTGTTGATCTTAAAAAAGCAATCGATAATAAAGGAAAAGAAGTGGTTCGCTCATTTGAGAAAACCATTGTACTGGCTTTAATTGATGATAGCTGGAAAGAGCATTTACGCGAAATGGACGATTTGAAACAATCGGTTCAGAATGCAGTTTACGAACAAAAAGATCCATTGGTAATTTATAAAATGGAAGCTTTCAACTTGTTTAAAGATATGCTTAACGCAGTAAACAAAGAGGTGGTAAGTTTCTTATATAAAGGTGGTATTCCGGTTCAGCAAGAGCCAGATCAGGTGAGAGAAGCACCAGCTCCGGTAAAACAGCCTAAGCTGCAAACCACTAAACAGGAGTTTGGCAGGGAAGAACCTGGTATTGAGTTTGGCGATACGCGCGAAGCCGTTCCACAACAACCAATCCGTAAAGAAGCAACCATTGGCCGTAACGAGCCATGCCCATGCGGAAGCGGTAAAAAATACAAAAACTGCCACGGCGCTAATTTGTAG
- a CDS encoding SGNH/GDSL hydrolase family protein, producing the protein MKTLFRTTVLLSICLIALTSMTFKPKRIIFFGDSITQQGVSKNGYVTLIKKSLDSTKYDIIGAGIGGNKVYDLYLRLEDDVLNKKPDLVVIYVGINDVWHKQSSHTGTDYDKYLKFYQALINKIQGVGSKVVLVTPSVVGEKKDGTNELDADLNKYAAGIRALAAKNNLPVCDLRKVFADYEVQNNPEDKEKGILTVDRVHLNETGNKLVADQLLPLVK; encoded by the coding sequence ATGAAAACCCTGTTCAGAACCACTGTTTTACTTAGTATTTGCTTAATTGCTTTAACCTCAATGACATTTAAACCCAAACGCATCATCTTTTTTGGCGATTCTATTACCCAGCAAGGTGTATCCAAAAATGGTTATGTAACCTTAATCAAAAAATCGCTCGATTCTACCAAGTATGACATTATTGGCGCAGGGATTGGCGGCAATAAAGTGTACGATTTATACCTGCGTTTGGAAGATGATGTATTGAATAAAAAACCTGATCTGGTGGTAATTTATGTAGGTATTAACGACGTGTGGCACAAACAATCCTCTCATACTGGCACCGATTACGACAAATATTTAAAATTTTATCAGGCTTTAATTAATAAAATTCAAGGTGTAGGCAGTAAAGTTGTATTGGTTACTCCATCAGTTGTTGGCGAGAAAAAAGACGGTACCAACGAGCTAGATGCAGATTTGAATAAATATGCCGCCGGAATCAGAGCCTTAGCTGCCAAAAATAATCTGCCAGTGTGCGATTTGAGAAAAGTTTTTGCTGATTATGAAGTACAAAATAATCCTGAAGATAAAGAAAAAGGAATTTTAACCGTTGATAGGGTACACCTGAACGAAACCGGTAACAAGTTGGTTGCCGATCAGTTATTGCCTTTGGTTAAATAG
- a CDS encoding serine hydrolase — protein sequence MQLLSRAKLVLFLFLFAVSQLNAQVLTSKQIDSISEKTLSAFNVPGLAVAVVKDGQVIHVKGYGVRSLKNNQKVDENTLFGIASNSKAFTTAALAILIDERKLSWDTKVTDIIPEFKMYDPYVTAEFNIRDLLSHRSGLGLGAGDLMIWPDSSTVSKKQIIHNLRYLKPVSGFRSKWDYDNLLYIVAGEVIERVSGKTYEDFVESRIMQPLGMSRSATSFNRLKDKSNSIDAHAPVNGKITAIPKDFSENSNAAGGINTSVNDLSKWVITQLNGGKYGEKLDKTLFSKQAQNQMWTMHSVIPAGKGSYNRHFFGYGLGWFLSDEKGYLVAEHTGGLAGMVSEVTLIPDLKLGIIVLTNQQSGGAFYAITQAIKDGYFGISGKDRIKEHASNEQGEKDEAKKVTDKIWADIAAAQKNAVNKADEKKYLGVYNDVWFGDVTISNLNGKMHFQAKNSPKLNGDMVFYKGNTFIVKWYDRSLDADAFVNFSLDNEGNPVGIKMEPISPLTDFSFDFQDLDLKKKP from the coding sequence ATGCAATTACTCTCGCGTGCCAAACTGGTACTGTTTTTATTTTTATTTGCTGTTAGTCAGCTCAATGCACAGGTTTTGACCTCGAAACAGATCGACAGCATTTCTGAAAAAACGTTAAGTGCTTTTAATGTTCCGGGTTTAGCCGTTGCGGTGGTTAAAGATGGGCAGGTAATCCATGTAAAAGGTTATGGTGTGCGCTCATTAAAAAACAATCAAAAGGTAGATGAAAATACGCTGTTTGGCATAGCTTCAAATTCGAAGGCATTTACAACTGCAGCATTGGCTATATTAATTGATGAAAGGAAACTCTCCTGGGATACCAAAGTAACCGATATTATCCCGGAGTTTAAAATGTACGATCCTTACGTTACTGCCGAATTTAACATCCGTGATTTACTTTCACACCGGAGCGGTTTGGGTTTAGGTGCAGGCGATTTAATGATCTGGCCCGATTCTTCAACCGTGAGCAAGAAACAGATTATCCATAATTTACGCTATTTAAAACCTGTTTCTGGTTTCCGGAGCAAGTGGGATTACGATAATTTGCTTTACATCGTGGCCGGAGAAGTAATTGAACGGGTTTCGGGTAAAACTTACGAAGACTTTGTAGAAAGCCGGATTATGCAGCCATTGGGGATGAGCAGAAGTGCTACTTCCTTTAACCGTTTAAAAGATAAATCGAACAGCATTGATGCCCATGCACCGGTGAACGGAAAAATTACTGCTATTCCGAAAGATTTTTCGGAAAACAGCAACGCCGCTGGAGGGATTAATACCAGTGTAAACGATTTGAGCAAATGGGTAATTACCCAGTTAAATGGCGGTAAGTATGGCGAAAAGCTCGATAAAACCTTGTTTAGCAAACAAGCCCAAAACCAAATGTGGACCATGCATAGTGTTATCCCGGCTGGTAAAGGATCTTACAACAGGCATTTCTTTGGTTATGGCTTGGGTTGGTTTTTAAGTGATGAAAAAGGCTACCTGGTTGCCGAGCATACTGGTGGCTTAGCCGGAATGGTGAGCGAGGTAACTTTAATTCCTGATCTTAAACTGGGAATTATCGTGCTAACCAATCAACAATCGGGCGGGGCATTTTATGCCATTACGCAAGCGATTAAAGATGGATATTTCGGTATTAGCGGAAAAGACCGGATTAAAGAACATGCTTCAAATGAGCAAGGTGAAAAGGATGAAGCTAAAAAGGTAACCGATAAAATATGGGCTGATATTGCTGCTGCCCAAAAAAATGCAGTAAATAAAGCTGACGAAAAAAAATATCTGGGTGTATATAACGATGTTTGGTTTGGTGACGTAACCATAAGCAACTTAAACGGTAAGATGCATTTTCAGGCCAAAAACTCGCCCAAATTAAATGGTGATATGGTATTTTATAAAGGCAACACTTTTATTGTGAAGTGGTACGACAGGAGCTTGGATGCAGATGCTTTTGTAAACTTTAGCCTCGATAATGAAGGCAATCCGGTTGGTATTAAAATGGAACCCATTTCGCCATTAACCGATTTTAGCTTTGATTTTCAGGACCTCGACTTAAAAAAGAAACCATAA
- the rsgA gene encoding ribosome small subunit-dependent GTPase A, which translates to MQGLVIKSTGSWYNVLADNGERYDCRIVGKFRIKGIKTTNPIAVGDRVKFELERDSNQGLINEMLPRKNYIIRKSINLSKQAQILAANLDMAILVVTLASPRTSLGFIDRFLVTAEAYDVPAVLVFNKLDLFSEEGLEILQEFKDIYQNIGYACYEVSALKGINIPVIQELITDKITLISGHSGVGKSSLINALLPDRDLRTGEVSDWSDKGQHTTTFAEMFELPQGGFIVDTPGIRELGVIDIEKEELGHFFREIFETSHNCRFNNCRHVNEPGCAVIEAVNDGEIAISRYESYLSIYHGNDTRH; encoded by the coding sequence ATGCAGGGATTAGTTATTAAATCTACAGGTAGTTGGTACAATGTGCTGGCCGATAATGGCGAACGCTACGATTGCCGCATTGTAGGCAAGTTCAGGATTAAGGGGATTAAAACAACCAACCCGATTGCGGTAGGCGACAGGGTGAAATTTGAGCTGGAACGGGATAGCAATCAGGGCCTGATCAATGAAATGCTGCCCCGCAAAAACTACATCATCCGCAAATCGATCAACCTGAGCAAGCAGGCTCAGATATTGGCTGCCAATTTAGATATGGCCATTCTGGTGGTTACTTTAGCTTCGCCGCGTACATCTTTGGGCTTTATTGATCGTTTTTTGGTTACCGCCGAAGCGTATGATGTGCCTGCTGTTTTGGTGTTCAATAAGCTCGATCTGTTTAGTGAAGAAGGATTAGAGATTCTTCAGGAGTTTAAAGATATTTACCAAAACATAGGCTATGCCTGTTACGAAGTTTCGGCTTTAAAGGGAATTAATATTCCGGTGATTCAGGAGCTGATTACCGATAAAATTACCTTGATTTCAGGCCATTCGGGCGTGGGTAAATCGAGCTTGATTAATGCATTGTTACCCGATCGCGATTTAAGAACAGGTGAGGTATCAGACTGGAGCGATAAAGGGCAGCATACCACAACATTTGCCGAAATGTTCGAATTGCCGCAGGGTGGTTTCATCGTAGATACCCCCGGTATTCGCGAGTTAGGCGTAATTGATATTGAAAAGGAAGAGCTTGGCCATTTTTTTAGGGAGATTTTCGAGACTTCGCACAATTGCCGTTTTAACAATTGCCGCCATGTTAACGAACCTGGTTGTGCGGTTATAGAAGCTGTTAATGATGGCGAAATTGCCATCTCGAGATATGAAAGTTATCTGAGCATTTACCACGGAAACGATACGAGGCATTAA
- a CDS encoding PEGA domain-containing protein produces the protein MKRIFNIAAVSATLLLSGCATVFTGTKQTVQINSSPPAADIEVDGVKVGVTPMAVPLKKGFTGQTLTLKLDGYESKTFQPQIAFNAVSVVNLLFIPGFIIDAATGSMMKYDPKVYEHKFEPKK, from the coding sequence ATGAAAAGAATCTTTAACATTGCCGCTGTTTCAGCGACACTGCTGCTATCTGGCTGCGCCACTGTTTTTACAGGGACAAAACAAACCGTTCAAATTAATTCTTCGCCACCTGCTGCCGATATTGAGGTAGATGGTGTTAAGGTGGGAGTAACCCCAATGGCAGTTCCCTTAAAAAAAGGCTTTACAGGTCAAACCCTAACGTTGAAACTAGATGGGTATGAAAGCAAAACTTTCCAGCCCCAAATTGCTTTCAATGCTGTATCTGTGGTGAACTTGTTGTTTATTCCTGGTTTTATTATAGATGCGGCAACAGGTTCGATGATGAAATACGATCCAAAGGTTTACGAGCATAAATTTGAACCTAAAAAATAA
- a CDS encoding Smr/MutS family protein, with protein sequence MKFKLGDFVRFVDEKREGYVTRIIDAQTLGVTDEDGFEIPVAVSNLTSVHGHGVVAEEIDVPKPIQVNVPGVTKIENGIYVAVATDDKVGNVVHFHLQNQSPNTLLVSLSTEKKGKYASAYHGIIASYGTSLVYSAALADLDLWPEFTFQVLVVSTADAKPIDPLVIRKKFRAKDFSTEQKALPNLKNKGWLIRLDDLVPVTIDAQKLKESFFKSADEKKMVEAPAKEIDLHIEKLRDDHHFLEASEILQIQLTHFQNALDAAIVHHFDKMIFIHGSGNGTLRDKIHKLISKNPHIKTYMDARKEKFGYGATEVVFK encoded by the coding sequence ATGAAATTTAAACTGGGAGATTTTGTGCGTTTTGTTGATGAGAAACGTGAGGGTTATGTAACCCGGATTATCGATGCCCAAACTTTAGGTGTTACCGATGAAGATGGTTTTGAGATTCCGGTTGCAGTAAGCAACTTAACATCTGTACATGGCCATGGCGTTGTGGCAGAGGAAATAGATGTGCCTAAGCCGATACAGGTGAATGTGCCCGGCGTTACTAAAATAGAGAATGGGATTTATGTTGCCGTAGCAACTGATGATAAAGTAGGTAATGTAGTTCATTTTCATCTGCAGAACCAATCGCCAAATACGTTGTTGGTGAGCTTGAGTACCGAAAAGAAGGGGAAGTACGCCAGTGCTTATCATGGGATTATAGCCTCTTACGGTACCTCCTTGGTATATTCGGCTGCTTTGGCTGATTTAGATCTTTGGCCTGAATTTACCTTTCAGGTTTTAGTGGTGAGTACGGCCGATGCTAAACCAATTGATCCATTGGTGATCCGCAAGAAATTCAGGGCAAAAGATTTTAGCACTGAACAAAAAGCGTTGCCTAACCTTAAAAATAAAGGCTGGTTGATTCGCCTGGATGACCTGGTGCCGGTAACAATCGATGCACAAAAGTTAAAGGAAAGCTTTTTTAAATCGGCCGACGAAAAGAAAATGGTCGAAGCCCCTGCAAAAGAGATCGATTTGCACATTGAGAAATTACGCGATGATCATCACTTTTTAGAAGCCAGCGAAATTTTACAGATTCAGCTCACACATTTTCAGAATGCCCTTGATGCAGCAATTGTGCACCATTTCGATAAGATGATTTTTATCCACGGCTCAGGCAATGGTACTTTACGGGATAAAATCCACAAACTGATTAGCAAAAATCCGCACATAAAAACGTATATGGATGCCAGGAAGGAAAAGTTTGGTTATGGCGCTACGGAGGTAGTTTTTAAGTAA